The following DNA comes from Rhizobium lusitanum.
TGATGCCGCGATCAAAAGGGCGCGCTCCCTTGGCGCCACCATCGTTCCCTTCGACTATGCACCGTTCCGGCAGGCGGCCGAATTGCTCTACAACGGCCCCTGGGTCGCCGAACGACTGGCGGCGGTGAAGGATTTTCTCGCCACCAATGCCGGTGATTTCGATCCCACAGTACGCACCATCATCGAGGGCGCGAAAGCCTATGACGCGGTCGACGCCTTCGAGGGCAGATACAAGCTCGAAGCGTTGCGCCAGAAGACCGCGCAAGAATGGGAGAAGGCGGATATCCTGATGCTGCCGACCTCGCCGACCACCTATACGGTCGAAGAGATGACCGCCGATCCGATCGTGAAAAACGGCCATTTCGGCCGATACACCAACTTCGTCAACCTGCTCGATTGCGCGGCAATCGCCATCCCGGCCGGCTTCGACGCGGACGGCCACCTGCCGGCCGGCGTGACGCTGATCGGCCCGGCCTTTACCGATGATGCCCTCGCCCCCTTCGCCGACGCCATGCATCGGGTGCTCAATGCCGGAATGGGCAAGGACCGCGCGGCCGTGATCCCCGAGGCAAGCCGCGTGCCGCGTGCCGAGGACGGCTCGGTGCCGATCGTCGTCGTCGGGGCGCATCTGAGCGGCATGCCACTCAACCACGAGCTCACCTCTTCGGGCGGATACCAGCTGAAGACCTGCCGAACGGCGGGTGACTACCGCCTCTTCGCATTGCCGGGAACCGTCCCGCCCAAGCCGGGATTGCTGCGCGAGCCGGGCTTTTCCGGCAAGGGCGTGGAGGTCGAGGTCTGGGCGGTATCACCCGAAGCCTTCGGCCGCTTCGTCCAGAAAATCCCCGCGCCGCTCGGCATCGGCAAGGTTTCTCTGGATGACGGCACTGCGGTGTCGGGCTTTCTCTGCGAGGCCCATGCGCTCGCGGATGCGCTGGATATTACGGACTTCGGCGGCTGGCGGCACTATGTCCGCGCCAAAGCCGAGACAACCTCCTGAGAAAGGATCTGCGGGATGAAAGCATTCCTGGTGAAGACATTGCATGTCATTCTTGATGGGGTGATCGCCCGAACGCTCGTCATCGGGACGCCTCGTTCGCGAGATAGCAGTTCCCCACCCTCATCCGACGACTAGATTGCACCATCCGCCGGCGGAAATTTCCGCCGTCTTGCCCACACTCTCGGAGATATGCGAATTATTCAAGATGAGTTGTCCTGAATGTGGCCAAGAACTGACCGTCTGTGTCCAAGGCATGAGCCTTAATGTTACCTGCAACAATTGCGGATGGACTGTTGCGACGACCAATAGAGATCATGCCAGGTTTGACGAGGCAGCCTATATGGTGCGGCTGGATCGGGCCGATCGACTGCGCTCAAAGACGATCCTGGATGTTTCGATGGTTCTTGGAATTGGCGTCATTCAGGCTCGCCTGGTCGTCGATCAAGATTTGCCGATGGCCCAGGCTGTGACGGCAACATCTGCGATGCGATTACGCGACGCGTTCGTTAAGCGTGGTCTCCAGGTCGTCGTTGAACCGCCACTTCCCTGGAACCCGGACGGCACAGGCGCATAGCGCCGCAGCGACAGCCCCCACTTCGGACCGTTTTCAGACAGCTTGATTTCGACAGGGTCGCCGCTTCTTTGGAACATGTGCTTCCATGGAGACCATGCATAGCGGGAGACCCCGCCGAGAAACAAACTTTATGGCGCGTCGCAAATCGGTATTGGCCGCGGTGGCGGCGCCGGATGATCTATTTTGTACTGAGCAATGATCGGCTCCAGGGTTTCTTTCGACCAGAACTTCGGAGCGCCGATTTCCTTCAGGCAGGAATCATTCCAATACAGGCCGGCCTTCGATGGCGAACGGCCGCTCGCCACGGCTTTGGCGACGGCGTTTATGTCGGCTGACTCAGGATAGATGTAGAGCGTCGTCGGATTGCCCTTCACCATGGAGAGGATCTGGCTAGCGTCCGATGCCGTCCAGCTGGTGCAGCCGTCGCTGCGGCCGCCGGCATATTCCACCAGCTTTCCAAGCGGAACATATCCATCCCGGTTTGCGTAGGGGCTCTGCGGATTTTTCTTCAGGCAGACGCCCGCCACCACCGCGGCCGCATGCCCGCCGATGGCGCGCTGTCGCGCATTTGCCGTTTCGCCCTCACCATCAAATTGGATGAAGGAGCGAAGCAAGGCCGCGTCTTTCGCTCCCGAGACGCGGTAGTAGCCCTTGAACGTCGTCTTCGTCTCGTCCGTCATATAGGCGCCGCCGGCCGTCAGGTTCGAATCCATGGCATTGCCGAAGTTCCGGGCACACTCTCTGCCGTTGCCGAAATCAACAACGCCCTTCAAATCGCGGCCGCTGCCGTGCCCGGACGAAATGACGCGAAACGTCTGGGTGGCTTCGCAGACGGTGTAAAAGCGGCCACCCGATTTGCCATCGCCCAGATCGTTCGGGCGCGTGGCGTCCATCGCGAAGTAGCAAGGATTACTGACTTTGCCTTCACTCACTTTGCGCCTGTAAAGCGCGCGCGCCCTCTGCAAGACCGGAGACGCTATTTGGCCGTCGCCTTCGCCGACATGAGGCGTCAGCCACAGCGGGATGTCCGCTTGTCGACCAGCCGCAAATAATTGCGGCGATGCCGAGAGGATGACGGCGACGGTGCAAAGGCTGAGAGTCCTTTTGACACTCAAGAGATTATATCTCGACCGCACGGAATCAGATCTCCTGTTGAGACGTTTTTGCACTTCTACATCCAGCTTTGGGCCGAAGCCAATGGCGGCAATAAGTCTCGCAGGCAAGCCAAGGCATATTTGAACCACTCTGGCGGCAGATGGCCGCCAGCGAGCCAGAAGACTCGATTAACGTCAGACAATAATGCACGTATGAGGGGATGCTAGGAACCATAGGGGAATCGGGACCGGCAGGCGTCGAATTTCGGAATATCTGTTTTCGCCCGTCGCTGAAATCTCACCGAAATCATGCGCGGGCACTAAGCATACCAAGAGAAAAAGGGGCAAAATGAGAAAGCTTATGATTTTTGCCGCCATCACCATGGCGGCTCTTTCCGTGTCGGTAAACGCCGCACCGCTCGCAAGCAAGGGCGGGTACGAATATGATAGAAATCGACTGAGCGATCCCGCGGCTCTCAACTGGAATATCGATCAATGCAGCCACGGTGCCATTACACCGGAAGCACAAGAGAAGCTTGCGAAGCTCATGGACGTTTCGCAGGCCAATGTCCGTTACGAGTTTTGCCGCCGAATCCTCACCGCTTACGCCAAGGGCGCCATCCCCTACGACGACTACCTTCAGTTTGCCGCAAGCCGTGTTATGGCTCCAAGCATTGCGAGGGCTTTGAGAATTGCAGGTTCTGGCCCACGCAAGCCGCAGGGCGATAGACAGGGTGAGATCGTTCTTCCGCTTTTGGCGAAAATGGACTCGGGCGAGACGTTCAAAGGCTCCACGATAGCGTCGCGCGGTAACGGCCGCTTCTCTGTCACGTCGTCGCGGCGGTCGGTAAAATGTTCCGGCGCCT
Coding sequences within:
- the atzF gene encoding allophanate hydrolase — encoded protein: MLPAILDLTSLQSAYASGLSPLDLVEEVIIRRKASDDPAIFITPTPDDDLRAAAKELIVRAPNPNSLPLWGIPFAVKDNIDVAGLPTTAACPAFAYHPDKDATVVARLRAAGALVIGKTNLDQFATGLNGTRSPHGAPRSVFDKDYVSGGSSSGSAVATASGLASFALGTDTAGSGRVPAAFNNLVGIKPTPGLVPNVGVVPACRSVDVVTIFVATVGDGVAIRKVMEGYDAADPFSRKAAPARLPASGLRIGVLDGAEREFFGNEHVEALYDAAIKRARSLGATIVPFDYAPFRQAAELLYNGPWVAERLAAVKDFLATNAGDFDPTVRTIIEGAKAYDAVDAFEGRYKLEALRQKTAQEWEKADILMLPTSPTTYTVEEMTADPIVKNGHFGRYTNFVNLLDCAAIAIPAGFDADGHLPAGVTLIGPAFTDDALAPFADAMHRVLNAGMGKDRAAVIPEASRVPRAEDGSVPIVVVGAHLSGMPLNHELTSSGGYQLKTCRTAGDYRLFALPGTVPPKPGLLREPGFSGKGVEVEVWAVSPEAFGRFVQKIPAPLGIGKVSLDDGTAVSGFLCEAHALADALDITDFGGWRHYVRAKAETTS